Proteins found in one Thalassophryne amazonica chromosome 1, fThaAma1.1, whole genome shotgun sequence genomic segment:
- the LOC117508082 gene encoding E3 ubiquitin-protein ligase MSL2-like, with protein sequence MNPVNATSLYVSASRSVLQCDPRDPRALAELCKLLPFFRQSLSCLVCGNLLQDPIAPTDSSCQHYVCRGCKGQRMQLKPSCSWCKDYSRFEENCQLSLLVRCYRKLCLYIIQSPLASHLASAASDSPDLQAILNEGLLLAENELDAEDITDSVDLVQTSASEEAQSEEALPMMDVKVEEPSVMNVNGLHDCNGLVSADMLQPITLETGGGVIKQESFGEEIPVCMSVMETGEAGLCDITAFGDELKHEGGQLLLSVEEVLQTLKTDCETDPTPESHLESDSCPSSVPQANLNGPHCPSSTDSFRLISLLHSENGSRPLKPHPQPSLQPPMQPSAVIPRVLQQCHRKRSRSESDSEKVQPLPITSLLRGHPVGANSSPRHPTLGATTKQEAKFPSLTPHAHLAAVPNGGPPKGAKTVLVSNKILKKTVEHHGVPKKAYTKVRQGVPKPCAQPRDRVVAHALTHPPSPSKPLYKKPVEKKGCKCGRATQNPSVLTCRGQRCPCYSNRKACLDCICRGCQNSYMANGEKKLEAFAVPEKALEQTRLTLGINLTSITAAALRSPTTSSPGNTLLSVATATGAPVTAAFLSGAGHDNRAFDDSLEMRFDC encoded by the exons GTAACCTGCTGCAAGACCCCATCGCTCCCACCGACTCGTCATGCCAGCACTACGTGTGTCGAGGCTGTAAGGGTCAGAGGATGCAGCTGAAGCCGTCCTGTAGTTGGTGTAAGGACTATTCTCGCTTTGAGGAGAACTGTCAACTCTCTTTGCTTGTACGCTGTTACAGAAAGCTTTGTCTTTACATCATCCAGTCACCGCTTGCGTCTCATCTAGCTAGTGCTGCTAGTGACTCACCAGACCTCCAGGCCATTCTCAATGAGGGCCTCCTTTTAGCTGAGAATGAGCTGGATGCAGAGGACATTACAGATTCGGTTGACCTGGTGCAGACCTCCGCCTCTGAAGAGGCCCAATCAGAGGAAGCTCTACCGATGATGGACGTCAAAGTGGAAGAGCCGAGTGTTATGAATGTAAACGGGTTGCATGACTGCAATGGCCTGGTTAGTGCGGACATGTTACAACCCATTACCTTAGAaacagggggaggagttataaagCAAGAGAGTTTTGGTGAGGAGATACCTGTATGTATGAGCGTCATGGAAACAGGGGAGGCAGGACTTTGTGACATTACCGCTTTCGGAGATGAGCTGAAGCATGAAGGCGGGCAGTTGTTGTTGAGTGTTGAGGAGGTGCTTCAGACTCTAAAAACGGACTGTGAAACTGACCCCACACCGGAGTCTCACCTTGAGTCTGACTCCTGCCCTTCTTCCGTGCCTCAGGCCAACCTCAATGGGCCTCACTGTCCATCTAGTACAGATTCCTTCCGCCTCATCTCGTTACTCCACTCCGAAAACGGCTCTCGGCCACTTAAACCTCACCCGCAGCCCTCGCTGCAGCCTCCCATGCAGCCTTCAGCAGTCATCCCCCGGGTTCTTCAGCAGTGCCACAGAAAGCGCTCACGATCTGAGAGTGACAGCGAAAAAGTGCAGCCTCTCCCAATTACAAGCTTGTTACGAGGCCACCCTGTAGGTGCCAACAGCTCCCCTCGCCACCCTACGCTTGGTGCCACCACAAAGCAGGAGGCGAAGTTCCCTTCACTCACGCCCCATGCACACTTAGCGGCAGTACCAAACGGTGGCCCCCCAAAAGGGGCCAAGACTGTGCTCGTCTCGAACAAAATACTAAAAAAGACTGTAGAGCACCATGGGGTCCCAAAGAAGGCTTACACCAAGGTCAGACAAGGGGTCCCTAAGCCCTGTGCACAGCCTCGTGACCGGGTAGTCGCTCATGCCCTGACACACCCACCTAGCCCCTCCAAGCCGCTCTACAAGAAACCTGTGGAGAAGAAGGGCTGCAAGTGTGGCCGTGCCACTCAGAACCCCTCTGTGCTGACCTGCAGGGGGCAGCGTTGTCCTTGCTATTCCAATCGAAAG GCATGTCTGGACTGTATCTGTCGCGGCTGTCAAAACTCTTACATGGCCAATGGGGAGAAGAAGCTTGAGGCCTTCGCTGTACCAGAGAAAGCGCTGGAACAGACCAGGCTCACACTGGGTATCAACCTGACCAGTATCACCGCAGCTGCCCTCCGTAGCCCGACCACCAGCTCCCCTGGCAACACTCTGCTGAGTGTTGCCACAGCGACAGGAGCCCCCGTCACAGCCGCCTTCCTGTCAGGGGCGGGGCATGACAACAGGGCCTTTGACGATTCACTGGAGATGCGGTTTGACTGTTGA
- the tnfsf10 gene encoding tumor necrosis factor ligand superfamily member 10: MTGSGPRLGVLLLVAVLLQTVAVTITVLHFTTVLNAMKETFARSSVSCLTGADLQSVSAVRGDPCWQVTQQLHLLIEKSLSQRYQKAISSAVRDEVSRVLPSLVLDDKDSPHPKVSAHVTGSFLPKQERGGGVSPGRRVQGQKISWWEGQKGLAFLQDVQLVDGELVVPQAGLYYIYAQTYFRHTHSLEEDGEDSQEAQDRGRPLLQYVYKKVSTYPIPILLMKTSRTSCWSRGSQFSLHSAHQGGLFPLSSGDRLFVTVTNATAVDMDERSSFFGAFLIS, from the exons ATGACGGGCTCCGGGCCGAGGCTCGGGGTTTTGCTGCTGGTGGCGGTTCTGCTTCAGACTGTGGCCGTGACCATCACCGTGCTGCACTTCACCACGGTTCTCAACGCG ATGAAGGAGACTTTTGCTCGGAGCAGCGTTTCCTGTCTGACGGGTGCTGACTTGCAGAGCGTCTCAGCTGTACGGGGGGATCCATGCTGGCAGGTCACGCAGCAGCTTCACTTGCTCATTGAGAAG TCTCTGTCTCAGCGTTATCAGAAAGCCATTTCTTCAGCTGTTAGAG ATGAAGTATCTCGAGTGCTGCCCTCACTTGTGTTGGATGACAAGGACTCGCCTCATCCCAAAGTCTCCGCCCATGTCACCGGCAGCTTTCTGCCCAAACAGGAGCGAGGAGGAGGAG TCTCTCCTGGGCGACGCGTTCAGGGCCAGAAGATTTCATGGTGGGAGGGGCAGAAGGGTCTGGCCTTCCTCCAGGATGTGCAGCTGGTGGATGGTGAGCTGGTGGTTCCTCAGGCCGGCCTCTACTACATCTACGCTCAGACATATTTTAGACACACCCACTCCCTGGAGGAGGATGGCGAGGACAGCCAGGAGGCACAGGACAGAGGAAGGCCTCTGCTGCAGTATGTCTATAAAAAG GTGAGTACTTACCCCATTCCCATCCTGCTGATGAAGACAAGCCGTACCTCCTGCTGGTCCCGGGGATCCCAATTTTCTCTGCACTCTGCCCACCAAGGGGGATTGTTTCCACTTAGCAGTGGTGACCGTCTGTTTGTCACAGTGACCAACGCCACAGCTGTAGACATGGATGAGAGAAGCAGCTTCTTTGGAGCGTTTCTCATCAGCTAG